ttaaatataaaatggagtcatggagaaggagaaaagcaatCGTTTTTGAGGCTATCAAAAGCCCTGTTGGCTCTAGTAACTTTTTGAAATCTGGACCCTAGACAACGCGATATATGGATTTAGTATACATTAATATATTACACCTAATAATATAGAATAATTTGTAGAAGGGAAAAATTTGTGAATTAATTTATTGTAATAATTTCACAGTCATTGCCACCCTTATGACAGAAGATACGTGCATCTATTTTGTATACATTGACTGCATTATCATTTTAGCTATTCCGAGGAAGAATTGTTGTATATGTACAGCGGACATTTTCTCTTCAGTTAGCATAGTTTCACCAGTGCACAGTTTATGCGGATGGTTTGCTTGgacttaaaataaatgttgcataATTTTAGTTATTTGTGTGAAATCTTCTAAAGCAACTGTTAACATTTTTGTAATTCTGTAGCTTACAGTGCAACCAATGTGTTTGCAAACTTTAAAATGATAAATGACCCTTGGACTAAGACCTTTCAAGCTAAACTAATAGTCTGGTGCTAAATTTTGCAGCTGAGTACTATAAATCATCCACATACGGGTTGGTAATTGAACCCTTGACAGGCCTGGCAGTTCTGTGATGTCTTAAAAATTATCCTTGCTGCTTTGTGAATAACTAAATGGCAAGCTTATGCGATTTTGAAATGCCCCATGCTGTATATGTAAACACATGCCTAGTGCATCTTCTGCAGTATTGTTTGGAAGTCATACTGAATGTAGTTGACATCCTTGCCTTCCACAGGCGTGAACATAAATAGGTTGATGCACTTTTGTTGACTTAAAAAGTAACCTATTTTATGCAGAAAGTGAAGCTAAAAGAATAGGCCTTGGAGCTTGATCTTACGCTTTCCTTATTTGgatgtgtttgcttttgttttttcttaaaggagCAAGAGCACTCAAGGTGAAGGATAATAATCAACTAGAATCAGCACTTTGAATGAAATTTTGTTTCCCTGTGGCATCTTGAACACTTTCTTCTTCGGGTTTTGAAACAGACTTATAACTTTGTGGCATAGCAGCTATGCAGCTTGAAATCCAAGTAGCACtcaattttattatttcatatttgtacAATAAGCTTCCCAGACGACGTGTCAACATTTTTGGTGAAGAGCTTGAAAGACTTCTTAAGAAGAAGTATGAAGGGCACTGGTATCCAGAAAAGCCATACAAAGGATCAGGGTTTAGATGTATACATATAGGGGAGAAAGTGGACCCGGTCATAGAACAAGCATCCAAAGAGAGTGGTTTGGACATTGATGATGTTCGTGGCAACTTGCCTCAGGATCTTAGTGTTTGGATTGACCCATTTGAGGTTTCATACCAAATCGGTGAAAAGGGACCAGTGAAAGTGCTTTATGTGGATGATAATGAAAATGGATGTGAGTTGGATAAGGAAATCAAGAACAGCTTTAACCCAGAGGCCCAGGTGTTCATGCCAATTAGTGACCCAGCATCTTCAGTGTCTagttctccttctcctccctttggTCACTCTGCTGCTGTGAGCCCAACTTTCATGCCCCGCTCCACTCAGCCTTTAACCTTCACCACTGCCACATTTGCTGCCACCAAGTTTGGCTCGACCAAAATGAAGAATAGCGGCCGTAGCAACAAGGTCGCCCGCACCTCTCCCACCAACCTTGGCTTGAATGTCAATGACCTGTTGAAGCAGAAAGCCCTTTCCTCCTCCATGCACTCTCTCTACGGGCTTGGCTTAGgcagtcagcagcagcagcagcaacaacagcagaaGACTTCTGCCCTTTCTCCTAACGCAAAGGAGTTCATTTTCCCCAACATGCAGGGTCAAGGTAGTACCAGTAGCATCTTTCCTGGTGACAGCCCCCTTAACCTCAGTCCTCTCCAGTACAGTAATGCCTTTGATATGTTTGCAGCCTATGGAGGTCTAAATGAGAAGTCTTTTGTGGATGGCTTGAATTTTAGTTTAAACAACATGCAGTATTCTAACCAGCAATTCCAGCCAGTTATGGCTAACTAAAAATAAAACGAAAGTGAAATACAAGT
This window of the Calonectris borealis chromosome 20, bCalBor7.hap1.2, whole genome shotgun sequence genome carries:
- the TOB1 gene encoding protein Tob1, producing MQLEIQVALNFIISYLYNKLPRRRVNIFGEELERLLKKKYEGHWYPEKPYKGSGFRCIHIGEKVDPVIEQASKESGLDIDDVRGNLPQDLSVWIDPFEVSYQIGEKGPVKVLYVDDNENGCELDKEIKNSFNPEAQVFMPISDPASSVSSSPSPPFGHSAAVSPTFMPRSTQPLTFTTATFAATKFGSTKMKNSGRSNKVARTSPTNLGLNVNDLLKQKALSSSMHSLYGLGLGSQQQQQQQQQKTSALSPNAKEFIFPNMQGQGSTSSIFPGDSPLNLSPLQYSNAFDMFAAYGGLNEKSFVDGLNFSLNNMQYSNQQFQPVMAN